A window of the Sporosarcina sp. FSL K6-2383 genome harbors these coding sequences:
- a CDS encoding DEAD/DEAH box helicase, with product MNESFTLNRLFRMAIRLTDDGLFSISAKDDKRFSVDPDQLVSYLFFNNERALFGLLTQTDGGEVLLQADQLLQAFSTSHPYATFHGLTAGDDAQLTTIREAADAWLDPELWNYAEIDGTSIRFNHTAAGLSEEAALIISYAVRSKLANSAISPDLLPSLLPHLRTYGWPGESVSTIPVHVAFRLTEPAEDADTDWLLESVIVSERGTHWLPAARKANAPALEALPAKWKPYADEIIKKQSEMTSFLGSIAIVSNDSFLSTPMSDMEVRTFIKEDLPLLQSFGYPVILPAWLKSVTESKMQVRTNAGIQSYKSATGLDEVLAFDWNFSLAGTAIDNDTFRRLVDENREYIRSGDEWFHIDPLWLRKIRDLMDRADAGEWTVKDLLFQDVPEEIVPLEEDDEIDDPLFAFSMQQSLRGYMDMLSEKKGLPSAGISDKLQAQLRPYQEEGYDWLIFMRDNQFGACLADDMGLGKTIQLITYLLNVHARAETTTPSLIVCPTSVLGNWQKEIERFAPSLSVHTHYGPSRAKDEDFKELIGELKPDVILTTYGTASQDGKMLAETEFASITLDEAQNIKNMQTKQSRVIRKLRGKHHIALTGTPIENRLSELWAIFDFIHRGYFGNFRRFTDNFIIPIERDDSEVDKRKLRAKISPFLLRRTKSDPDLQLNLPKKLEQNEYCPLTTEQAALYESFLEETKFKLQTLTGFEKKGLILKMLSRLKQLCNHPALFLKEPHAPAEQMLNRSDKLDRIVSMAADIAGNNEQCLIFTQYIGMGQLIRQCLSELHGIDVPFLTGSMPKGQRDRLVEAFQEGEFPIFILSLKAGGTGLNLTGANHVLHADRWWNPAVENQATDRAYRIGQTKFVHVHKFVTIGTIEEKIDKMLVEKAALSADLIQSSQWLTELSDTELDDLLSFKS from the coding sequence ATGAATGAATCATTCACATTGAATCGCCTCTTTCGGATGGCGATTCGCCTAACAGATGATGGACTCTTTTCCATTTCGGCAAAAGATGACAAGCGATTTTCGGTAGATCCGGATCAATTGGTTTCTTATTTGTTTTTCAACAATGAACGTGCATTATTTGGACTGCTAACACAGACTGACGGTGGAGAAGTTTTGTTGCAGGCAGATCAGCTGCTACAAGCCTTTTCCACTTCACATCCCTATGCCACATTCCATGGACTTACTGCCGGGGATGATGCGCAGCTTACTACTATTCGTGAGGCTGCCGATGCCTGGCTTGATCCTGAATTATGGAATTATGCAGAAATAGACGGCACTAGCATTCGTTTTAATCATACGGCGGCCGGCTTATCGGAAGAGGCTGCGCTCATTATTAGCTATGCTGTACGTAGCAAGCTAGCCAATTCGGCCATCTCCCCCGATTTACTGCCTTCCTTACTGCCCCATTTACGGACGTATGGATGGCCCGGTGAATCTGTTTCAACAATTCCTGTTCACGTCGCTTTCCGCCTAACTGAACCAGCAGAAGATGCCGATACTGACTGGCTCCTGGAATCCGTTATCGTGAGTGAGCGCGGTACCCATTGGTTGCCTGCCGCCCGCAAAGCAAATGCGCCTGCACTGGAGGCGTTACCTGCTAAATGGAAGCCTTATGCCGATGAAATTATCAAAAAACAATCTGAGATGACATCCTTTCTCGGCTCTATTGCAATTGTATCGAATGACAGCTTTCTTTCGACACCGATGTCTGACATGGAAGTTCGGACGTTCATCAAGGAGGATCTTCCTCTCCTCCAATCATTCGGCTATCCCGTCATTTTACCCGCATGGTTGAAATCGGTAACAGAATCGAAGATGCAAGTTCGGACAAATGCAGGTATACAATCCTATAAATCAGCTACCGGTTTAGATGAAGTGTTAGCCTTCGATTGGAACTTTTCATTAGCTGGCACTGCTATAGACAATGATACTTTCCGAAGGCTTGTCGATGAAAATCGGGAATACATCCGGTCTGGCGACGAATGGTTCCACATTGATCCACTATGGTTGAGGAAGATCCGTGATTTAATGGATCGAGCGGATGCGGGAGAATGGACCGTCAAAGATTTACTATTTCAAGATGTCCCCGAAGAAATTGTTCCACTGGAAGAGGATGACGAAATCGATGATCCACTTTTCGCTTTTTCGATGCAGCAATCCCTTCGTGGCTACATGGATATGCTTTCTGAGAAAAAAGGACTGCCTTCTGCTGGTATCTCTGATAAGCTGCAAGCACAGCTCCGACCTTATCAGGAAGAAGGCTATGATTGGCTGATTTTCATGCGTGATAATCAATTTGGGGCTTGTCTCGCCGATGATATGGGGCTTGGAAAGACGATTCAGCTCATTACTTATTTACTCAATGTCCATGCAAGGGCAGAAACTACTACACCCTCGCTCATTGTTTGTCCGACCAGTGTTCTTGGGAATTGGCAAAAGGAAATTGAGCGCTTTGCGCCGTCATTGTCAGTTCATACACATTACGGACCGTCGCGCGCGAAGGACGAAGATTTTAAGGAGCTTATTGGTGAGCTAAAGCCAGATGTGATTTTGACAACCTATGGCACGGCTTCACAGGATGGCAAAATGCTGGCAGAAACTGAATTTGCGAGTATTACGCTAGATGAAGCACAAAATATTAAAAACATGCAGACGAAGCAATCCCGCGTCATTCGGAAGTTACGTGGCAAGCACCATATCGCTTTAACTGGTACGCCGATTGAAAACCGCTTATCAGAGCTTTGGGCTATTTTCGACTTTATCCATAGAGGATATTTTGGGAATTTCCGCAGATTTACGGATAACTTCATCATTCCCATCGAGCGTGATGATTCTGAGGTGGATAAACGGAAGCTACGTGCTAAAATTAGTCCGTTTTTATTACGTCGAACGAAGAGTGATCCCGATTTACAGCTTAATTTACCGAAAAAATTGGAGCAAAATGAGTATTGTCCGTTAACAACTGAGCAGGCCGCTTTATATGAAAGCTTCCTGGAAGAAACGAAATTCAAGTTGCAAACTTTAACGGGCTTTGAAAAAAAGGGACTTATTTTAAAAATGCTTAGTCGATTAAAGCAGCTTTGTAATCACCCGGCATTGTTCTTGAAGGAGCCACACGCGCCTGCTGAGCAAATGTTGAATCGCTCCGATAAGCTAGATCGAATTGTATCGATGGCAGCTGATATTGCAGGCAATAATGAGCAGTGCTTAATTTTCACACAATACATTGGCATGGGACAGCTCATCCGTCAATGCCTATCAGAGTTGCATGGTATTGATGTGCCGTTTTTAACGGGCAGTATGCCAAAAGGACAGCGTGACCGATTGGTCGAGGCTTTCCAGGAGGGTGAGTTCCCGATTTTCATTCTTTCATTGAAGGCGGGCGGTACTGGTCTGAATCTAACAGGTGCAAACCACGTGTTACATGCCGATCGCTGGTGGAACCCTGCTGTTGAAAATCAAGCGACGGACCGTGCTTATCGAATTGGTCAGACGAAGTTTGTGCATGTCCATAAATTCGTGACGATTGGAACGATTGAAGAAAAAATTGATAAAATGCTAGTGGAAAAGGCAGCGTTATCCGCTGATCTTATTCAGTCAAGTCAATGGCTAACGGAGTTATCCGATACAGAGCTAGATGATTTATTATCGTTTAAAAGCTAA